A genome region from candidate division KSB1 bacterium includes the following:
- a CDS encoding metallophosphoesterase family protein, whose translation MKYALISDIHGNLAALDRVLQFLDSCEYDKLVCLGDIVGYGPDPNACCERIREKADIVLLGNHDQAAIGRMDISYFNRYARQAIAWTGLRLQSECRSFLADGLVQAEIDDALCVHASPFEPENWHYVMSRIDALQAFQAFSQHTCFVGHSHAPMIAVEANDTIVLQAGESLDLHPDNRYIINVGSVGQPRDTNPKACVGFYDSSDQTYKLIRLKYDIAETQEKMREQKLPQFLIERLAVGR comes from the coding sequence ATGAAATATGCATTGATTTCCGACATACACGGCAATCTGGCGGCTTTGGATCGTGTTTTGCAGTTTTTGGACTCTTGCGAATACGATAAACTGGTCTGTTTGGGAGATATTGTCGGATACGGTCCGGATCCGAATGCGTGTTGTGAACGCATTAGAGAAAAGGCGGATATTGTTCTGCTGGGTAATCATGACCAGGCGGCGATCGGACGGATGGATATTTCCTATTTTAATCGATACGCCCGTCAGGCCATAGCGTGGACCGGCCTGCGGCTGCAGTCGGAATGCAGGAGTTTTCTGGCTGACGGACTCGTTCAGGCTGAAATCGACGATGCTTTGTGTGTGCATGCCTCGCCGTTTGAGCCTGAGAACTGGCATTATGTCATGAGCCGGATCGATGCCCTGCAGGCATTTCAAGCGTTTTCTCAACACACATGTTTTGTCGGCCATTCCCATGCCCCCATGATCGCAGTCGAGGCGAATGATACAATCGTCCTGCAAGCCGGCGAGTCTCTTGATCTGCATCCTGATAACCGCTATATCATCAATGTGGGCAGTGTGGGACAGCCGCGGGATACAAATCCCAAAGCCTGTGTGGGCTTTTATGATTCGTCTGACCAAACGTATAAACTAATTCGTCTGAAATATGACATAGCCGAAACTCAGGAAAAAATGCGGGAACAAAAATTGCCTCAATTTTTGATCGAACGTTTGGCGGTTGGACGTTGA